In Pyrus communis chromosome 8, drPyrComm1.1, whole genome shotgun sequence, one genomic interval encodes:
- the LOC137743233 gene encoding G-type lectin S-receptor-like serine/threonine-protein kinase LECRK3 — MPFPAIAQTQKNISLGTSLTAKDGNCWTSPSGDFAFGFQEIVKHGFILAIWFNKIPERTIVWSANGDNLVKKGCKVELTEDGRLMLKDTSTVVPIWTADAAASGVAYAAMLDTGNFVLVNQDSNNLWESFSQPTDTILPTQTINHGSTLFARRTPSNYSRGRFLFTLETGGDLSLHITNIPLDYVNLLYWPPTGTNYNGFEVIFNQSGSIYLTAQNRSIIYMISNNAVSTEDYYQRATLEYNGVFRHHVYPKSIDSNNVKAEHVAWSSLSFMPSNICTSITWYAGPSACGLNSLCKNDEEGPVCLCPHGYSFVDPSDELKGCRQNFVSQSCDEASSEDLFYFQEMKNTDWPLTYYEHFNNVSDDWCKQNCLNDCFCAALVFKEDACWKKGTPFINGRIDPTLSSKALIKVRENSTDARKHDSSTFNRIEPILLSSSAFLNFFLLFITCFLVLRILNYQKANANMLYPVIQGINLKCFTYTELKQATNRFTEELGRGSFSTVFKGVLASDNGKCVAVKRLDTMVGENDLKFRAEVSSIGRTNHRNLVQLVGFCNERQNRILVYEFMSNGSLESFLFGGSRPSWCKRKEIALGTARGLLYLHELCSSQIIHCDIKPQNILLDDSFTARISDFGVAKLLMMDQTRMATKFRGTKGYAAPEWFKSLPITVKADVYSFGILLLEIVCCRKHYEAKIEHEGQMILVDWAYHCSQQSKLHLLFENNEAKDDIEEMEMYLKIAFWCIQDNPAFRPTMKNVTRMLEGNVEVLTPPSPSSLQVQWK; from the coding sequence ATGCCCTTTCCCGCCATTGCTCAAACTCAGAAAAATATATCCTTGGGCACGTCCCTCACTGCAAAAGACGGAAACTGCTGGACCTCACCATCCGGCGACTTTGCTTTCGGTTTCCAAGAAATCGTTAAGCATGGATTCATACTTGCCATCTGGTTCAACAAAATACCTGAAAGAACTATTGTCTGGTCTGCCAACGGCGATAATCTAGTGAAGAAGGGATGCAAAGTTGAACTCACAGAAGATGGCAGGCTTATGCTCAAAGATACTTCAACAGTCGTACCAATATGGACAGCCGATGCTGCAGCTAGTGGAGTTGCCTATGCAGCCATGCTTGACACGGGAAATTTTGTGCTGGTCAACCAAGATTCAAACAATTTGTGGGAGAGCTTTAGTCAACCAACTGATACAATTCTACCCACGCAGACAATAAATCATGGTAGCACACTCTTCGCTCGCCGCACACCATCGAATTATTCACGAGGGAGGTTCCTGTTTACACTGGAAACTGGCGGAGATCTCTCGCTTCATATTACAAATATCCCATTGGATTATGTTAATCTTCTTTATTGGCCGCCAACCGGCACAAATTACAATGGTTTTGAGGTCATCTTTAACCAGTCTGGATCTATTTACCTTACAGCCCAGAACAGAAGCATAATTTATATGATCTCAAACAATGCAGTTTCAACGGAAGACTACTATCAAAGAGCAACTCTAGAGTACAATGGAGTTTTCAGGCACCACGTCTACCCTAAAAGCATTGACTCGAACAATGTGAAGGCGGAGCATGTGGCTTGGTCCTCGCTTTCCTTCATGCCTTCAAATATCTGCACGTCAATCACGTGGTACGCAGGCCCTAGTGCATGCGGGTTAAATAGCTTATGCAAAAATGATGAGGAGGGACCAGTTTGCTTGTGCCCGCATGGATACAGCTTTGTTGATCCAAGCGATGAGCTGAAAGGATGCAGACAGAACTTCGTTTCACAAAGTTGTGATGAAGCCTCGTCAGaagatcttttttattttcaagaaatGAAAAACACTGATTGGCCTTTGACATATTATGAGCATTTCAATAATGTAAGCGATGATTGGTGCAAACAGAATTGCCTAAACGACTGTTTCTGTGCTGCTCTCGTTTTCAAAGAGGATGCCTGCTGGAAGAAGGGAACTCCTTTTATAAACGGGAGGATTGACCCAACTCTCAGCTCTAAAGCTCTAATCAAAGTGAGAGAGAATTCTACAGATGCAAGAAAGCATGACAGTTCAACTTTCAATCGCATTGAGCCAATTCTCCTAAGTAGTTCGGCTTTTCTGAACTTCTTCTTACTATTCATAACCTGCTTTCTTGTTTTGCGCATTCTCAATTACCAAAAAGCAAATGCGAATATGCTCTACCCGGTCATTCAAGGGATTAATCTGAAATGTTTTACCTACACGGAGTTAAAACAAGCTACCAACAGATTCACGGAAGAACTAGGACGTGGTTCGTTTTCAACAGTTTTTAAAGGAGTTTTAGCATCTGATAATGGTAAATGTGTTGCTGTTAAACGACTGGACACGATGGTTGGAGAGAATGATTTGAAATTCAGAGCAGAAGTGAGCTCCATTGGCAGAACAAATCACAGAAATCTAGTCCAACTAGTAGGGTTCTGCAACGAGAGGCAAAACCGAATTCTTGTGTACGAGTTTATGAGCAATGGCTCCCTAGAAAGCTTTCTTTTTGGAGGGTCAAGGCCAAGTTGGTGCAAAAGAAAGGAAATTGCCTTGGGAACTGCAAGAGGGCTCTTGTATTTGCATGAGTTATGTAGCAGCCAAATCATTCATTGTGACATTAAGCCTCAAAACATTCTTCTAGACGACTCCTTCACTGCAAGAATCTCTGACTTTGGAGTGGCCAAGCTATTGATGATGGATCAAACTCGTATGGCTACTAAATTTCGGGGAACAAAAGGGTATGCGGCTCCTGAATGGTTCAAAAGCTTGCCTATCACAGTGAAGGCGGATGTTTACAGCTTTGGCATTTTGTTATTAGAGATTGTTTGCTGCAGGAAGCATTATGAAGCAAAGATAGAGCATGAAGGACAAATGATACTAGTTGATTGGGCATATCATTGCTCTCAACAAAGTAAACTGCACCTGCTATTCGAGAATAATGAGGCAAAGGATGACATCGAGGAGATGGAAATGTATTTGAAGATCGCATTTTGGTGCATTCAAGACAATCCAGCATTTCGACCGACCATGAAGAATGTCACACGAATGCTTGAAGGAAATGTTGAAGTCTTAACCCCACCAAGTCCATCCTCACTACAGGTTCAATGGAAGTGA
- the LOC137743234 gene encoding G-type lectin S-receptor-like serine/threonine-protein kinase LECRK3, whose translation QPIVNQSRLFFCIMLLPFSTTAQTYNNISLGSSLTALDDYSSSWPSPSGEFAFGFQQLGADGFLLAIWFNKIQERTIVWSANAGSLVPQGSQVELTNDGQFMLKDKTGKQIYFAGSWGITGVAYAAMLDTGNFVLANKSSKYLWESFEEPTNTLLPTQTLKRNSKLCASYTASNYTPGRFRFALKSDGGLLLYTTNYPWDSANCEYWSTHTEGSGFQVIFSQSGSIYLTGTNGSILYKISDNTYSTQDFYHRAMLEYNVVFRHYVYPKKTGLGSVGTRRQGWSSSSFIPPNLCTSIAETTGSGACGFNSLCRESTEGPFCECPDGYGLIDENDVLKGCKQKFVSQSCDEAFPETHLFNFQELENGDWPSLDYQHFQPVSEDWCKQSCLSDCSCAVVIFKNGDCWKKGIPLINGRIDPTVGNKALIKIRNNSTNSIPNLARLGLLGSSAFLNLLLLIITCLLFFHIIHHRKAKLSMLYLGVQGNNLKSFTYMEMKGATNGFKEELGRGAFATVFKGVLASEDGKPVAVKRLDTMVRENDLEFKAEVTAIGRTNHKNLVQLLGFCNEGQHRILVYEFMSNGSLASFLFGESRPSWYRRREIALGTARGILYLHEECSIQILHCDIKPQNILLDDSFNARIADFGVAKLLKIEQTRTTTRFRGTRGYVAPEWFKSLPVTVKADVYSFGILLLEIVCCRKNYEAKMEDEDQMILADWAYHCYEQNKLHQLFRNDDDEDDEAMEDVKMMENYVMIAMWCIQEDLSLRPTMKKVTQMLEGTVEVSVPPNPSSFMSAIV comes from the exons CAACCCATCGTCAATCAGTCAAGGTTATTTTTCTGCATAA TGCTACTACCATTTTCCACTACAGCTCAAACTTACAACAATATATCCTTGGGCTCATCCCTCACTGCACTAGATGATTACTCATCATCCTGGCCATCACCATCGGGTGAATTTGCTTTCGGTTTTCAGCAACTGGGAGCAGATGGGTTCCTACTAGCTATCTGGttcaataaaatacaagaaagaaCGATAGTCTGGTCAGCCAATGCAGGTAGTCTTGTGCCACAAGGATCCCAGGTTGAACTTACAAATGATGGCCAATTTATGCTCAAGGATAAAACTGGAAAGCAAATATATTTTGCTGGATCTTGGGGTATTACTGGAGTTGCCTATGCAGCCATGCTAGACACCGGCAATTTTGTGTTGGCCAACAAAAGTTCAAAATATTTGTGGGAGAGTTTTGAGGAACCAACTAATACACTCCTACCAACTCAGACTTTAAAACGGAACAGCAAACTCTGTGCTAGCTACACGGCATCAAATTACACGCCAGGGAGATTCCGGTTTGCGCTAAAATCTGATGGAGGACTGTTGCTTTATACAACAAATTACCCATGGGATTCCGCTAATTGTGAATATTGGTCAACACACACTGAGGGCAGCGGTTTTCAGGTCATCTTCAGTCAGTCTGGCTCTATTTACCTTACGGGTACAAACGGTAGCATACTTTATAAGATATCGGACAATACTTATTCAACGCAAGATTTCTACCACCGAGCAATGCTCGAGTACAATGTAGTTTTCAGGCACTATGTCTACCCCAAAAAAACTGGCTTGGGTAGTGTGGGAACCAGGCGCCAAGGTTGGTCGTCTTCCTCCTTCATACCTCCAAATTTATGCACCTCAATCGCAGAAACCACAGGTAGCGGTGCATGTGGGTTCAATAGCTTATGTAGAGAGAGTACTGAAGGACCATTTTGCGAGTGCCCAGATGGATACGGCCTTATTGATGAAAATGATGTGCTGAAAGGATGCAAGCAGAAATTCGTTTCTCAGAGTTGTGATGAAGCCTTTCCAGAAACACATCTTTTCAACTTTCAAGAACTTGAAAACGGAGACTGGCCTTCTTTGGATTATCAGCATTTTCAGCCAGTAAGTGAGGATTGGTGCAAGCAGAGTTGCCTAAGTGACTGCTCCTGTGCCGTTGTCATTTTCAAAAATGGCGACTGTTGGAAGAAGGGAATTCCTCTTATAAACGGAAGGATTGATCCCACTGTTGGTAACAAAGCTCTAATCAAAATAAGGAACAATTCTACCAATTCAATTCCCAACCTCGCTCGGCTGGGTCTCCTCGGTAGCTCTGCATTTCTGAACTTGCTCCTACTAATCATAACCTGTTTGCTTTTTTTCCACATTATTCATCACAGAAAAGCAAAGTTGAGTATGCTTTACCTGGGCGTTCAAGGCAATAATCTGAAAAGTTTCACGTACATGGAGATGAAAGGAGCTACCAACGGATTCAAGGAAGAACTAGGACGTGGGGCTTTTGCAACGGTTTTCAAAGGAGTTTTAGCATCCGAAGATGGGAAGCCTGTTGCTGTCAAAAGATTGGACACTATGGTCAGAGAGAACGATTTGGAATTCAAAGCTGAAGTGACCGCAATTGGCAGAACAAATCACAAGAACTTAGTCCAGCTACTAGGATTTTGCAACGAAGGGCAGCACAGAATTCTTGTATATGAATTTATGAGCAACGGCTCTCTAGCAAGCTTTCTATTTGGAGAGTCAAGGCCAAGCTGGTATCGAAGAAGAGAAATTGCCTTGGGAACTGCAAGAGGGATCTTGTATTTGCATGAGGAGTGTAGTATCCAAATCCTACATTGTGACATCAAGCCTCAAAACATTCTTCTAGACGACTCTTTCAACGCAAGAATTGCTGACTTTGGAGTAGCTAAGCTTTTGAAAATAGAGCAGACTCGAACAACGACTAGATTCAGGGGGACAAGAGGCTATGTGGCCCCTGAATGGTTCAAAAGCTTGCCTGTCACAGTAAAGGCAGATGTTTACAGCTTCGGTATTTTGCTATTGGAGATTGTTTGCTGCAGGAAGAATTATGAAGCGAAGATGGAGGATGAAGATCAAATGATACTGGCTGACTGGGCATATCATTGCTATGAGCAAAACAAACTGCACCAGCTATTCAGAAACGACGACGATGAG